Proteins encoded together in one Juglans regia cultivar Chandler chromosome 9, Walnut 2.0, whole genome shotgun sequence window:
- the LOC108997470 gene encoding protein NEN1-like yields MEMGTRRSEERSEIAFFDVETTVPTRPGQGFAILEFGAILVCPRKLEELHSYSTLLRPSDLSLISSFSIRCNGITREAVVSCPTFREVADRVYDILHGRIWAGHNILKFDCRRIQEAFAEIGRPAPEPKGTIDSLPLLTQKFGRRAGDMKMATLASYFGLGRQTHRSLDDVRMNLEVLKYCATVLFLESSLPDTFTANSWVSPNATARSHRNANSSPDAVSLCKNMPSSSSTLKNDLMLSRTNQQKVETRPILSPMTDSISNTSRQDPFDMGLLRTESESLQTNTTMEEMLESSEITSTAPISNVCCNSGGFLEPDEVSISAIGACFVPFHRGSQKIQLLHEGAILQLCCTRLKVRFGLSTKFVDHAGRPRLNFVVNASQSLCKVLDACDAIAQKLSLDSGSSSEWKPVVNRKNGFVNHPTVRLHIPTAECGDTAVYGTEMFQKESSGAVQRLVFSKFDAEELDTMFTSGTFVDAFFSLDAYDYLQNAGIRLVAKKLIIHSS; encoded by the exons ATGGAAATGGGTACGCGGAGAAGTGAAGAAAGATCCGAAATAGCCTTCTTCGATGTGGAGACGACTGTGCCGACCCGACCAGGACAGGGATTTGCCATCCTGGAGTTCGGAGCCATCCTTGTATGCCCCAGGAAACTGGAGGAGCTGCACAGCTACTCCACCTTGCTCCGACCCTCCGacctctctctcatctcctccTTTTCCATACGCTGCAACGGCATCACCCGGGAGGCCGTTGTTTCCTGCCCGACCTTCCGAGAGGTCGCCGATCGGGTCTACGACATTCTCCACG GACGGATTTGGGCAGGTCACAATATACTGAAGTTTGATTGTAGACGAATACAGGAGGCATTTGCAGAGATTGGTAGGCCAGCACCAGAGCCAAAGGGCACAATTGATTCATTGCCTTTGTTGACTCAGAAGTTTGGAAGGAGAGCTGGTGACATGAAG aTGGCCACTCTTGCCAGTTATTTTGGGCTTGGACGGCAAACACACAG GAGCTTGGATGACGTTCGGATGAATCTTGAAGTTCTCAAGTATTGTGCGACAGTTTTATTCTTG GAGTCAAGCCTGCCAGATACATTCACGGCAAACAGTTGGGTTTCTCCAAATGCTACTGCAAGAAGTCACAGAAATGCAAATTCATCTCCAGATGCCGTGAGCCTATGCAAGAATATGCCCTCATCAAGTTCCACGTTAAAAAATGATCTGATGCTGTCTCGAACAAATCAACAAAAGGTGGAAACTCGTCCGATATTATCACCTATGACTGACAGCATCTCGAATACGTCTCGACAAGATCCTTTTGACATGGGCCTGCTAAGGACTGAATCTGAATCCCTTCAAACCAACACCACCATGGAAGAAATGCTGGAGTCTTCTGAGATTACTTCCACAGCTCCCATCTCCAATGTTTGCTGCAACTCAGGGGGCTTTTTAGAGCCTGATGAAGTTTCTATTTCTGCTATAGGCGCATGTTTTGTTCCATTTCATCGTGGGAGTCAAAAGATACAATTGCTGCACGAAGGTGCCATTTTGCAACTTTGTTGTACTCGGTTGAAAGTGCGGTTTGGTTTAAGTACGAAGTTTGTTGATCATGCTGGCCGACCGCGTTTGAACTTTGTGGTTAATGCATCACAAAGTTTATGTAAGGTTCTTGATGCATGTGATGCAATAGCACAGAAGCTCTCCTTGGATTCTGGTAGCAGCTCTGAATGGAAGCCAGTCGTGAACAGGAAAAATGGCTTCGTTAACCACCCTACAGTGAGATTGCA CATACCAACTGCTGAATGTGGGGATACTGCCGTTTATGGGACTGAGATGTTTCAAAAAGAATCATCCGGTGCGGTTCAAAGGCTTGTGTTCAGTAAATTTGATGCGGAAGAGCTTGATACTATGTTCACTTCCGGGACCTTTGTGGATGCATTCTTTTCCTTGGATGCATATGATTATCTGCAAAATGCTGGCATTCGCTTGGTCGCCAAGAAATTGATCATTCATTCCAGTTGA